One genomic window of Gavia stellata isolate bGavSte3 chromosome 7, bGavSte3.hap2, whole genome shotgun sequence includes the following:
- the TC2N gene encoding tandem C2 domains nuclear protein isoform X1 produces MATECIKNCCKWCFCMEKEKNDPVSMVEGSEAVAASKPTVVEKPPLSSVSVKRQVGCSEDYLLSKLPLDGQEVPFVVPPFKLAYVQPKNLPSISHAGGIQESARASFGDRKAELHSMYQWPRYDVYNPFYLEHRVSPDLIRRFQAKSDNRKLYGSVSDLRPSALPVSFDVSRSMFDLRSPPHRFMKRYDSFSSVPSSTSSRKDSQGSNRSLDTITLSGDERDFGRLNVKLCYVSSVEQIWITVLHCKDLSWPSSCGENPRIYVKGILTLPKPVQFKSSAKEGCNDIEFMETFVFAIKLQSLQAVRLVFKIQTQTPRKKTIGECSLALRELSSEESSHWLDISPPSKAPVCRAELQVGTCFQAINRRIQLQILEAQNLPVSSTPLSLNFFVKVGMFSTEGLIYKKKTHLLKSTNGQVKWGETMIFPVSQAEQGISFLIKLYSRSSVRRKHFLGQIWISSDSSNSEAVEQWKDTIANPEKVVVKWYSIGPS; encoded by the exons ATGGCAACAGAATGTATAAAAAACTGCTGTAAATGGTGTTTCtgcatggaaaaagaaaaaaatgatc cagttTCCATGGTGGAGGGATCTGAAGCAGTAGCCGCAAGCAAGCCAACCGTTGTAGAGAAGCCTCCATTGTCTTCTGTGTCAGTGAAGCGTCAAGTTGGCTGTTCAGAGGATTATCTGCTTTCTAAACTGCCCCTGGACGGTCAGGAGGTACCATTTGTGGTCCCTCCATTCAAATTGGCTTATGTACAGCCAAAGAACCTTCCTAGTATCTCACATGCTGGAGGGATTCAAG AATCTGCCAGAGCCTCATTTGGTGACCGGAAAGCAGAACTGCACAGCATGTACCAATGGCCCCGCTATGACGTGTACAACCCATTCTATTTGGAGCATCGGGTTTCGCCAGATCTGATTAGGCGTTTCCAAGCAAAATCAGACAATAGGAAATTATATGGATCAG TTAGTGATTTAAGACCTAGTGCTTTGCCTGTATCATTTGATGTAAGTCGTTCAATGTTTGATCTCAGAAGTCCACCTCATCGATTCATGAAG AGATACGATTCATTCTCCAGTGTACCTAGCAGTACCTCTTCCAGGAAGGATTCGCAAGGCAGTAACAGGAGTCTGG ATACTATTACATTATCAGGTGATGAACGAGACTTTGGAAGACTGAATGTGAAGTTGTGTTATGTTTCTTCAGTAGAACAGATCTGGATCACAGTTTTACAT TGCAAAGACCTGAGCTGGCCTTCTAGCTGTGGCGAAAATCCTCGTATCTATGTCAAGGGAATTCTCACACTGCCCAAACCAGTGCAGTTCAAATCTTCTGCCAAGGAAGGGTGCAAT gaCATTGAATTTATGGAAACTTTTGTATTTGCTATTAAACTGCAAAGCCTGCAGGCTGTCAGATTGGTATTTAAGATCCAGACACAGactcccaggaaaaaaacaattggAGAGTGCTCTTTGGCACTGCGGGAGCTCAGCTCAGAGGAGTCAAGTCATTGGCTGGATATATCTCCTCCTTCCAAAGCACCT GTGTGCCGTGCAGAACTTCAAGTAGGAACTTGTTTTCAAGCAATAAACAGAAGGATTCAGTTACAAATTCTTGAAGCACAAAACCTTCCAGTTTCATCTACACCACTGTCTTTAA ATTTCTTTGTGAAAGTTGGAATGTTTAGTACAGAAGGGCTGATCTATAAGAAGAAGACTCATCTTCTGAAGTCCACTAATGGCCAAGTGAAGTGGGGAGAAACAATGATATTTCCAGTTAGCCAAGCTGAACAAGGAATTAGCTTTCTCATCAAGCTCTACAGCAGAAGCTCAGTGAGAAGAAAACACTTCCTAGGACAG ATCTGGATAAGTTCTGATAGCAGTAACAGTGAAGCAGTAGAGCAGTGGAAAGATACTATTGCCAACCCTGAAAAAGTTGTTGTTAAATGGTACAGCATCGGTCCATCTTGA
- the TC2N gene encoding tandem C2 domains nuclear protein isoform X2: MATECIKNCCKWCFCMEKEKNDLSMVEGSEAVAASKPTVVEKPPLSSVSVKRQVGCSEDYLLSKLPLDGQEVPFVVPPFKLAYVQPKNLPSISHAGGIQESARASFGDRKAELHSMYQWPRYDVYNPFYLEHRVSPDLIRRFQAKSDNRKLYGSVSDLRPSALPVSFDVSRSMFDLRSPPHRFMKRYDSFSSVPSSTSSRKDSQGSNRSLDTITLSGDERDFGRLNVKLCYVSSVEQIWITVLHCKDLSWPSSCGENPRIYVKGILTLPKPVQFKSSAKEGCNDIEFMETFVFAIKLQSLQAVRLVFKIQTQTPRKKTIGECSLALRELSSEESSHWLDISPPSKAPVCRAELQVGTCFQAINRRIQLQILEAQNLPVSSTPLSLNFFVKVGMFSTEGLIYKKKTHLLKSTNGQVKWGETMIFPVSQAEQGISFLIKLYSRSSVRRKHFLGQIWISSDSSNSEAVEQWKDTIANPEKVVVKWYSIGPS; the protein is encoded by the exons ATGGCAACAGAATGTATAAAAAACTGCTGTAAATGGTGTTTCtgcatggaaaaagaaaaaaatgatc ttTCCATGGTGGAGGGATCTGAAGCAGTAGCCGCAAGCAAGCCAACCGTTGTAGAGAAGCCTCCATTGTCTTCTGTGTCAGTGAAGCGTCAAGTTGGCTGTTCAGAGGATTATCTGCTTTCTAAACTGCCCCTGGACGGTCAGGAGGTACCATTTGTGGTCCCTCCATTCAAATTGGCTTATGTACAGCCAAAGAACCTTCCTAGTATCTCACATGCTGGAGGGATTCAAG AATCTGCCAGAGCCTCATTTGGTGACCGGAAAGCAGAACTGCACAGCATGTACCAATGGCCCCGCTATGACGTGTACAACCCATTCTATTTGGAGCATCGGGTTTCGCCAGATCTGATTAGGCGTTTCCAAGCAAAATCAGACAATAGGAAATTATATGGATCAG TTAGTGATTTAAGACCTAGTGCTTTGCCTGTATCATTTGATGTAAGTCGTTCAATGTTTGATCTCAGAAGTCCACCTCATCGATTCATGAAG AGATACGATTCATTCTCCAGTGTACCTAGCAGTACCTCTTCCAGGAAGGATTCGCAAGGCAGTAACAGGAGTCTGG ATACTATTACATTATCAGGTGATGAACGAGACTTTGGAAGACTGAATGTGAAGTTGTGTTATGTTTCTTCAGTAGAACAGATCTGGATCACAGTTTTACAT TGCAAAGACCTGAGCTGGCCTTCTAGCTGTGGCGAAAATCCTCGTATCTATGTCAAGGGAATTCTCACACTGCCCAAACCAGTGCAGTTCAAATCTTCTGCCAAGGAAGGGTGCAAT gaCATTGAATTTATGGAAACTTTTGTATTTGCTATTAAACTGCAAAGCCTGCAGGCTGTCAGATTGGTATTTAAGATCCAGACACAGactcccaggaaaaaaacaattggAGAGTGCTCTTTGGCACTGCGGGAGCTCAGCTCAGAGGAGTCAAGTCATTGGCTGGATATATCTCCTCCTTCCAAAGCACCT GTGTGCCGTGCAGAACTTCAAGTAGGAACTTGTTTTCAAGCAATAAACAGAAGGATTCAGTTACAAATTCTTGAAGCACAAAACCTTCCAGTTTCATCTACACCACTGTCTTTAA ATTTCTTTGTGAAAGTTGGAATGTTTAGTACAGAAGGGCTGATCTATAAGAAGAAGACTCATCTTCTGAAGTCCACTAATGGCCAAGTGAAGTGGGGAGAAACAATGATATTTCCAGTTAGCCAAGCTGAACAAGGAATTAGCTTTCTCATCAAGCTCTACAGCAGAAGCTCAGTGAGAAGAAAACACTTCCTAGGACAG ATCTGGATAAGTTCTGATAGCAGTAACAGTGAAGCAGTAGAGCAGTGGAAAGATACTATTGCCAACCCTGAAAAAGTTGTTGTTAAATGGTACAGCATCGGTCCATCTTGA